From Verrucomicrobiales bacterium, one genomic window encodes:
- the pdxA gene encoding 4-hydroxythreonine-4-phosphate dehydrogenase PdxA, protein MVITLACGDPSGVGPEVTLKALSLEFPADDCSYRLQGDLSQLVQLNQTLGLGLPLSSGSDATDGRLRVVSARELESLPVRALPQRGVRSARAAMLWLENGAQDCLRGGSQALVTAPVCKETIMEAGYPDFVGQTEFLAGLAGVPDPIMMLLGADDRGRWLRVALATIHIPLAEVASRLTSAAVERAIGRSVDACRDLGLPQSRIGVCGLNPHAGEGGKIGIEEQTTIAPAIARARLLSAQSRIEGPIPADTLFYRAYRGEFDAVVAMYHDQGLAPLKMVAFESGVNWTLGLPFIRTSPDHGTAFDIAGQGVADPHSMWSAIRMAKRLAGNRGPVQGERSPGHH, encoded by the coding sequence ATGGTCATCACCCTTGCTTGCGGCGATCCTAGCGGTGTCGGTCCCGAGGTGACTCTAAAGGCGTTGAGCCTGGAGTTCCCAGCGGATGACTGTAGCTACCGGCTTCAGGGCGATCTATCCCAGTTGGTTCAACTCAACCAGACCCTCGGACTTGGCCTGCCTTTGTCGTCCGGATCCGACGCCACCGATGGGCGTCTGAGGGTGGTATCAGCCCGCGAGCTCGAGTCACTGCCGGTTCGAGCCCTTCCCCAGCGTGGAGTCCGCTCCGCCCGAGCAGCGATGCTCTGGCTAGAGAATGGGGCGCAGGACTGCCTGCGTGGCGGTTCTCAGGCTCTGGTGACCGCTCCCGTTTGCAAGGAAACGATCATGGAGGCTGGCTACCCCGATTTTGTTGGGCAAACCGAGTTCCTAGCTGGCCTCGCCGGCGTGCCTGATCCGATCATGATGCTGTTGGGCGCCGACGATCGCGGACGCTGGCTGAGGGTAGCGTTGGCAACCATTCATATTCCGTTGGCGGAGGTGGCGTCCCGACTGACCTCAGCGGCGGTGGAGAGAGCGATCGGCAGGTCCGTCGATGCTTGTCGGGATTTGGGGCTGCCCCAGTCGCGCATCGGAGTCTGTGGTCTAAACCCGCATGCCGGTGAAGGCGGCAAGATTGGGATCGAGGAGCAAACCACCATCGCCCCGGCGATCGCCCGAGCCCGGCTGTTGAGTGCTCAGAGCCGGATTGAGGGACCGATCCCGGCCGATACTTTGTTCTATCGGGCCTACCGCGGTGAGTTCGACGCTGTGGTGGCGATGTATCACGATCAGGGCCTGGCACCCTTGAAGATGGTGGCGTTCGAGAGCGGTGTGAATTGGACTTTGGGATTGCCGTTCATCCGCACCTCCCCCGATCACGGCACAGCCTTCGATATTGCCGGTCAAGGTGTGGCGGACCCCCATAGCATGTGGTCGGCCATCCGAATGGCCAAACGTCTTGCTGGGAACCGTGGCCCTGTGCAGGGCGAGCGATCCCCCGGGCATCACTGA
- a CDS encoding prepilin-type N-terminal cleavage/methylation domain-containing protein: MEFVFEGAPPLSSRCGAQPVIVRRSPEGVTGFTLIELLVVIAIIAILSAILLPALGGAKERAKRTSCINNARQFILAVKLYATDHENKLPRGGTDNSNKEDTHTPILSSEAKTNLLEYASQLKSLDCPNLANWMETRQGWRDQDDYGVAIGYHYMGGHLGTPWEPVDGTTNRWISPQTDFDDPRLVLVADLNVQAYSFQRILAPHAARGPEVKDDNYFGDNDDAYNQTAISVGAQGGNVGLMDGSVTWKPVGELRAYRASRLWGADGATGYW; the protein is encoded by the coding sequence ATGGAGTTTGTTTTCGAGGGGGCCCCGCCCCTCAGCTCGCGCTGTGGAGCGCAGCCCGTGATCGTTCGTCGATCTCCTGAGGGCGTAACGGGGTTTACGCTCATTGAGTTGTTGGTGGTCATCGCGATTATCGCGATTCTGTCGGCAATTCTGCTTCCCGCTCTGGGGGGAGCGAAAGAGCGGGCCAAGCGGACGTCCTGCATCAACAACGCTCGGCAGTTCATCCTCGCGGTCAAACTGTATGCCACCGACCACGAGAACAAGCTGCCGCGTGGGGGCACCGACAACTCCAATAAGGAGGACACCCACACGCCCATCCTCTCCAGCGAAGCCAAGACCAACCTGCTTGAGTATGCCAGTCAGCTGAAGTCGCTGGATTGTCCCAACTTGGCGAATTGGATGGAAACGCGGCAGGGATGGCGGGATCAGGATGACTATGGTGTGGCGATTGGCTATCACTACATGGGGGGGCATTTGGGTACGCCTTGGGAACCCGTCGATGGCACCACGAACCGATGGATTTCTCCACAAACCGATTTTGATGATCCGCGCTTGGTCCTGGTCGCGGACCTGAATGTCCAGGCCTATAGCTTTCAGCGAATTCTCGCCCCGCACGCCGCTCGTGGCCCCGAGGTGAAAGACGATAACTACTTCGGTGACAATGACGACGCCTACAACCAGACCGCCATCAGTGTCGGAGCTCAGGGAGGAAACGTCGGACTCATGGATGGTTCGGTCACCTGGAAACCTGTCGGGGAATTGCGAGCTTACCGGGCCTCCCGTCTGTGGGGCGCTGATGGTGCTACAGGTTACTGGTGA
- a CDS encoding peptidyl-prolyl cis-trans isomerase gives MRTICFLLLGIHVSGVAAMAQGRTNLANGVMAWVNQSIITYQQVQEQMMPSLPPLMRQYRNQPQELEKKLGQLRSEVLEGLIDHRLIIDEFKASGGLIPDRYIEDEIKNRIRDRFGDRVSLTRELQAKGQTSEDFREDVKETIIADFMRRRNLSNEKILISPRKIENFYQTNQNEFMVGEGVRLRIITLNKPGGDDNASKKKLGEELLAKLRSGTPFAELAITYSEDSFAREGGDRKEMLETSTLREEFREPASKLPLKTASSLIETPDGFYILQVEDRKVAHVRPLDEVRDEIEKTLVLQERSRLQERWLKRLRKKSFIVYL, from the coding sequence ATGAGAACGATCTGTTTCCTCTTGCTTGGGATTCACGTGTCCGGCGTGGCTGCCATGGCTCAGGGCCGCACCAATTTGGCGAACGGTGTTATGGCTTGGGTGAATCAATCGATCATCACCTATCAGCAGGTGCAGGAGCAGATGATGCCCTCTCTCCCACCGCTCATGCGCCAGTATCGCAATCAGCCGCAGGAGCTGGAGAAAAAGCTGGGCCAGCTTCGATCTGAGGTTCTGGAGGGGCTAATCGATCACCGTCTGATCATCGATGAGTTCAAAGCGAGCGGAGGTCTGATCCCGGATCGCTACATTGAGGACGAAATCAAGAATCGCATCCGCGATCGTTTTGGCGACCGCGTCAGCTTGACCCGTGAGCTTCAGGCCAAGGGTCAGACCTCGGAGGATTTCCGGGAGGATGTCAAAGAGACGATCATTGCGGACTTCATGCGGCGAAGGAATCTCTCCAACGAGAAGATCCTCATTTCACCTCGCAAGATTGAGAATTTTTATCAGACGAACCAAAATGAATTCATGGTGGGCGAAGGGGTTCGTTTGCGCATCATCACGTTGAACAAACCCGGTGGCGACGACAATGCCTCTAAGAAAAAGCTCGGAGAGGAACTGCTTGCCAAGTTGAGGTCAGGGACTCCCTTTGCGGAGTTGGCGATCACCTATTCGGAGGATTCCTTCGCCCGCGAGGGGGGCGATCGGAAGGAAATGTTGGAGACTTCCACTCTGCGCGAAGAATTCCGTGAGCCTGCGTCGAAGCTGCCTCTCAAGACCGCCTCCTCCCTGATCGAGACGCCGGATGGCTTCTACATCCTCCAAGTCGAAGATCGCAAAGTCGCCCATGTTCGACCTCTGGACGAGGTTCGGGATGAAATTGAGAAGACTTTGGTGCTCCAAGAACGTAGTCGTCTCCAGGAACGTTGGCTCAAACGCCTCCGCAAGAAGTCTTTCATTGTCTACCTCTGA
- a CDS encoding 2-oxo acid dehydrogenase subunit E2 yields MDVRLPNLGEGADSGVVVSVQVKEGDSIQKGQTVIELESGKAVAPIPAPAAGKVTSVRVKEGDKISAGAILISLEGAGGGAEPAAAPAAASPKASPKKKPSAAKVVEPEVSEDEGEDEVADADVQSGGWDETADGQPVPASPELRRMARLLGIPLRRVTGSERGGRIVFEDVRAYIARLHRLASRPKASGPVGRAVAAPAAPSIDFSQFGPVVRKPLSSLRKVISQRMLESWNNIPHVTQFEDADISGLLELRKKHLAAYEAKGARLTVTGLVLKAVVATLQKHPIFNSSIDDQAEECVIKEYIHLGIAVDTEAGLIVPVIRDAHKKSILQLSLDLQSLADKARDRKTSMEELKGGSFTISNQGGIGGAHFTPIVNRPEVAILGLGKGLLKPVVREKQIVARTMLPLALSYDHRLIDGGSAARFIADLVSSIENFSEADVKL; encoded by the coding sequence ATGGATGTCAGACTGCCCAATCTTGGTGAGGGCGCCGATTCCGGCGTCGTCGTGAGCGTTCAGGTTAAAGAAGGGGATTCGATCCAAAAGGGTCAGACCGTGATTGAACTGGAGAGCGGCAAAGCGGTTGCCCCGATCCCCGCCCCGGCGGCGGGCAAGGTCACCTCCGTTCGTGTTAAGGAAGGCGACAAGATCTCCGCGGGCGCGATATTGATTTCCCTGGAAGGTGCTGGCGGGGGCGCTGAACCCGCCGCTGCCCCCGCTGCAGCCAGCCCAAAAGCCTCGCCCAAAAAGAAACCTTCAGCGGCCAAGGTCGTTGAACCTGAGGTGTCTGAGGACGAGGGTGAAGACGAGGTTGCCGACGCTGATGTGCAATCGGGTGGATGGGATGAGACGGCGGATGGTCAGCCGGTTCCGGCGTCGCCGGAGCTTCGCCGCATGGCTCGGCTGCTGGGAATCCCGCTGCGTCGGGTCACCGGGAGCGAGCGCGGCGGCCGCATTGTTTTCGAAGATGTTCGGGCCTACATCGCCCGACTGCATCGTTTAGCCTCGAGACCCAAGGCGTCGGGACCCGTGGGACGCGCCGTGGCTGCCCCGGCGGCTCCTTCGATCGATTTCTCCCAGTTTGGACCGGTGGTCAGGAAGCCGTTGAGCTCCCTGCGGAAGGTCATTAGCCAGCGGATGTTGGAGAGCTGGAATAATATCCCGCATGTCACTCAATTTGAGGATGCTGATATCAGCGGCTTGCTCGAGCTTCGCAAGAAGCACCTGGCCGCCTATGAAGCCAAGGGTGCCCGGCTCACGGTGACAGGGCTGGTTTTGAAAGCCGTGGTCGCGACCCTGCAAAAGCATCCGATTTTCAACTCGAGTATCGATGATCAGGCCGAGGAGTGCGTGATCAAGGAATACATCCATCTTGGCATTGCCGTGGATACTGAGGCGGGGTTGATTGTCCCGGTGATCCGAGATGCTCACAAGAAGTCCATCCTGCAGCTTTCCCTCGATTTGCAGTCCCTGGCCGACAAGGCCCGCGACCGCAAGACCAGCATGGAGGAACTCAAGGGCGGCTCCTTTACCATTTCCAATCAGGGGGGTATCGGAGGGGCCCATTTTACTCCGATTGTGAATCGGCCGGAGGTAGCTATTTTGGGGCTAGGTAAGGGCCTGCTGAAACCGGTGGTGCGCGAGAAGCAAATCGTGGCCCGCACGATGTTGCCTCTGGCGTTGTCCTATGATCACCGATTGATCGATGGCGGCAGCGCGGCCCGTTTCATCGCTGATTTGGTCAGCTCAATCGAGAATTTCTCCGAAGCTGACGTGAAGCTGTAA
- a CDS encoding PQQ-like beta-propeller repeat protein — MTWGFLGQLPAADWFQYAGPQGDGSSPEMVRTNWSEAAPKVLWRKPIGQGFSSITTGGGRLFTQSKRARNVVDRELCLALNAATGEEIWRVDVGVAQYTDLAGYSEQNEDGPRSTPTVDGNFVYVLNSYLKLYCLRADTGAEVWSRDFKAELGSQVIAWQNAASPLIVGDLILLNANAGSQRLLAVRKSDGGTAWRVAGGIITHSTPTYAVIHDVPQVIFLTLSGLTSVVPETGVTLWQLPFSPSATSTASSPIVSGNLVHASAAYASGTWVARVSKNGNAFTATPVAGANPRRGNDYFSHWATPVAHEGFIYTVPSQSSSQAKLACFDPVTGTNRWAQSAVGSARIGFGSVIKAKNALIVLTEDGELVLVDPNPSAYSQLGKLKVLTRLCWNHVALANGRIYARNSAANSEIIAVDVAPPLPPLPALAVTAGRLTDGTGLQLEVRAAEGGNLEADHGQQLEIISSPDVTAPSGEWTLEAYPWIPRDGGLVVEIPLLDQPAQFLQVRAKTQ, encoded by the coding sequence TTGACTTGGGGTTTTTTGGGGCAGCTTCCAGCCGCCGATTGGTTTCAATATGCGGGCCCTCAAGGGGATGGAAGCTCGCCTGAGATGGTGCGCACGAACTGGTCGGAGGCTGCGCCCAAGGTGCTTTGGCGGAAGCCGATCGGACAGGGATTTAGCTCGATCACGACCGGCGGCGGCCGACTTTTTACACAATCGAAGCGCGCGCGCAATGTAGTGGATCGCGAGCTTTGCCTGGCGCTCAATGCTGCCACTGGCGAGGAGATCTGGAGGGTGGATGTAGGGGTGGCCCAGTACACAGATTTAGCCGGCTACAGTGAGCAAAATGAGGACGGGCCGCGTTCCACTCCTACCGTCGATGGCAATTTCGTCTACGTGCTCAACTCGTATCTGAAGCTCTACTGTCTTCGAGCTGATACGGGCGCCGAGGTCTGGAGCCGAGACTTTAAGGCTGAGTTGGGAAGCCAGGTCATTGCATGGCAAAATGCCGCTTCCCCACTCATCGTGGGCGATCTGATTCTGCTCAACGCCAATGCGGGCAGTCAGCGTTTGCTGGCGGTTCGCAAGTCTGACGGGGGTACTGCTTGGCGAGTGGCGGGCGGGATTATTACCCACTCAACTCCAACCTATGCCGTCATTCACGACGTCCCACAGGTCATTTTCCTCACTCTGTCGGGGCTGACATCAGTGGTTCCTGAGACCGGTGTCACGCTGTGGCAGCTCCCGTTTTCACCCTCTGCGACCTCAACAGCATCCTCTCCTATCGTCTCCGGAAACCTAGTTCATGCCTCTGCCGCTTATGCTTCCGGCACGTGGGTCGCGCGAGTCAGTAAGAATGGAAACGCTTTCACGGCCACCCCAGTCGCTGGTGCCAATCCCCGCAGAGGCAATGATTACTTCAGTCATTGGGCGACCCCCGTTGCCCACGAGGGCTTTATATATACGGTTCCCAGCCAAAGTTCCTCGCAAGCCAAGCTGGCATGCTTTGATCCAGTGACTGGCACTAACCGCTGGGCGCAGTCGGCGGTTGGTTCTGCACGGATCGGGTTTGGCAGCGTGATCAAGGCGAAGAACGCGTTGATCGTGCTCACCGAGGATGGAGAGTTGGTGCTGGTGGATCCTAACCCTTCGGCGTATTCCCAGCTTGGGAAACTTAAAGTGCTCACGCGATTATGCTGGAACCATGTCGCTTTGGCCAACGGTCGAATTTACGCGCGCAACAGCGCTGCCAATTCCGAGATCATCGCGGTCGATGTCGCCCCCCCCCTTCCTCCGCTTCCGGCCTTGGCTGTGACCGCCGGACGGTTGACCGATGGAACCGGCCTTCAACTGGAGGTGCGCGCGGCTGAAGGGGGTAACCTTGAAGCTGACCACGGTCAACAACTCGAGATTATCAGCTCTCCCGATGTGACGGCCCCTTCTGGCGAATGGACGTTGGAGGCATATCCCTGGATCCCCCGCGATGGGGGGCTGGTGGTAGAGATCCCTCTGCTCGATCAACCGGCCCAATTCCTCCAAGTTCGGGCGAAGACTCAGTAG
- a CDS encoding response regulator transcription factor, with the protein MPAKRIFLVDDHPMMRMGMAQLIAGETGLGVCGQAGSANEALAQLPKCQADLVITDLTLPGKGGLELIKDLRVFYPELPILVISMHDEMLHAERALRAGARGYLMKEAGGEKMIVAIRQVLAGQIFVSERMSAKILEIFSGSRTSTSKSGVESLTDREFEVFQLLGEGKSTKEVARILNLSSKTVDVHRGHIKDKLELKDATALVSHAVRWVESQNAGKNR; encoded by the coding sequence ATGCCGGCCAAGCGAATTTTTCTGGTCGACGATCATCCCATGATGCGGATGGGCATGGCTCAACTCATCGCCGGTGAGACCGGCCTGGGCGTGTGCGGCCAAGCCGGCTCGGCGAATGAAGCCTTGGCTCAATTGCCTAAGTGCCAGGCGGACCTGGTCATCACCGACCTCACTCTGCCAGGCAAAGGAGGGTTGGAACTGATCAAGGACCTACGCGTGTTTTATCCAGAACTCCCTATCCTGGTTATTTCGATGCACGACGAAATGTTGCATGCCGAACGGGCGCTCCGCGCCGGGGCCCGAGGCTACCTCATGAAGGAGGCAGGCGGTGAAAAAATGATCGTGGCCATCCGCCAGGTACTCGCTGGACAGATTTTCGTCAGCGAACGGATGTCGGCCAAGATCCTGGAGATCTTCTCGGGGAGTCGCACCTCCACCTCGAAGTCAGGAGTAGAATCCCTGACCGATCGCGAGTTCGAAGTCTTTCAGCTACTCGGTGAGGGCAAGAGCACCAAGGAGGTGGCCCGGATTCTTAATCTGAGCAGCAAGACAGTGGATGTGCACCGAGGACACATTAAGGACAAGCTGGAACTAAAGGATGCCACCGCGCTCGTAAGCCACGCAGTGCGTTGGGTAGAATCCCAAAACGCCGGGAAAAATCGATGA
- the lpdA gene encoding dihydrolipoyl dehydrogenase yields MDPINSEIVVVGAGPGGYAAAFYAADLGKKVLLIEQDQRLGGVCLNRGCIPSKALLHATKMIDDAKASSARGIEFGPAKVQLDKLRAWKESVLAKLSQGISGLAQKRGVQVIQGRAHFESSTSLRVETADGQTFVNFEKAIIAVGSKPALPKAFDLGNPRVMTSTEALDLPDVPENLLVIGGGYIGMELGTVYCSLGSKVTVVEAMDSILAGADADLVRPVQRYAEQHFREIRLKTKVASMATGGKQIKVVTERDGKTVEELYDRVLVSVGRQPNAADLGLENTKVERDERGFIKVDGNMQTADPHLYAIGDIAGGVLLAHKASKEARIAVESLAGEPSRAAKITIPAVVFTHPEIAWCGLTEAEAKAQGRAIEVAKFPWAASGRALTCDATEGLTKIIIDPLTERILGVGITGQHAGDMIAEGVALVEMGATVKDLAEMVHPHPTLSESLMEAAEAFFGHCTHVHTRKRTESA; encoded by the coding sequence ATGGATCCCATTAATTCGGAAATCGTTGTTGTTGGAGCCGGTCCCGGAGGCTACGCCGCCGCCTTTTATGCCGCTGATCTCGGGAAGAAGGTCTTGCTGATCGAGCAGGACCAGCGTCTCGGGGGCGTCTGTCTCAATCGCGGCTGCATTCCTTCCAAAGCGCTGCTCCATGCGACGAAGATGATCGACGACGCGAAGGCGTCATCGGCGCGGGGCATTGAGTTCGGCCCAGCCAAGGTCCAGTTGGACAAGTTGCGCGCCTGGAAGGAGTCCGTGCTGGCCAAGTTGAGTCAAGGCATCAGCGGCCTTGCTCAGAAGCGTGGCGTTCAGGTGATTCAAGGTCGCGCGCATTTTGAGAGCAGCACCAGCCTTCGGGTGGAGACTGCGGACGGCCAGACCTTCGTCAATTTCGAGAAAGCCATCATCGCGGTGGGTTCCAAGCCGGCCCTCCCGAAGGCCTTCGACCTGGGAAATCCCAGAGTTATGACTTCGACCGAGGCCTTGGACCTCCCAGATGTACCGGAGAACCTGCTGGTGATCGGGGGAGGTTACATCGGGATGGAACTCGGCACCGTCTATTGCTCGCTCGGCAGTAAGGTCACGGTGGTGGAAGCCATGGATTCTATCCTGGCCGGAGCCGACGCCGATCTCGTTCGTCCGGTGCAGCGCTACGCGGAACAGCATTTTCGGGAGATCCGGCTCAAGACCAAGGTCGCCAGCATGGCGACCGGAGGCAAGCAGATCAAGGTCGTCACCGAGCGTGACGGGAAGACGGTGGAAGAGCTTTACGATCGTGTTTTGGTCTCGGTGGGACGTCAGCCCAATGCGGCGGACCTGGGGCTGGAGAACACCAAGGTGGAGCGCGACGAACGAGGGTTCATCAAGGTGGATGGCAACATGCAGACCGCCGATCCGCATTTGTATGCGATCGGAGATATCGCGGGCGGTGTGCTTCTGGCGCACAAGGCTTCGAAAGAGGCCCGCATTGCGGTCGAGTCGTTGGCGGGGGAACCCAGCCGGGCGGCGAAGATCACCATTCCGGCGGTGGTGTTTACGCATCCTGAAATTGCCTGGTGTGGGCTGACCGAGGCCGAGGCCAAGGCCCAGGGCCGGGCGATCGAGGTCGCGAAGTTCCCGTGGGCCGCTTCTGGCCGCGCATTGACCTGCGATGCCACCGAGGGTCTGACCAAGATCATCATCGACCCCTTGACCGAGCGCATATTGGGCGTCGGCATCACGGGCCAGCACGCGGGCGACATGATTGCCGAGGGAGTGGCCCTGGTGGAGATGGGAGCGACCGTTAAGGATCTGGCGGAGATGGTTCATCCTCATCCGACGTTGTCCGAATCGCTCATGGAGGCGGCCGAGGCCTTTTTTGGGCACTGCACCCACGTCCATACCCGGAAGCGAACAGAATCCGCCTGA
- the pyk gene encoding pyruvate kinase yields the protein MRKTKIVATLGPATDSPELLGRMLDAGMDVARLNMSHAPHDWVRRVVKDLRAAAAARQRPLAILLDTQGPAIRTGDLPASLDLQPGQKFTLTVRGEKSEEMHSVDVNYEEFVNDINVGDVVLLDNGEIHMKVLAKYANKVECEVLTPGKLGSRRHINLPGVRVSLPALTAKDLADVQVGLEVEVDYIALSFVREARDIQQLRAVTERSAHRPLIIAKIEDQQAVANLDAIVSTADGVMVARGDLGIECPYEDLPLIQRRIVKTCLKVGKPVIVATHMLESMIENPMPTRAEISDVANAVFEQADAIMLSGETTVGKYPVKCVEVFDRITRRIERSGAPNPSARGELSTPRQKLVKSAISLAEDLQAAAIVVFTVRGNMARHAASFRPFYGKAYAFCENPKVAQSLALIWGLNPLVMPFNHDRPEENIEDGLDYMVTHGLLRKGDQVVIISSITAGEQIVDVVEMRVA from the coding sequence ATGCGCAAAACCAAAATTGTAGCCACCCTGGGCCCCGCCACCGATTCTCCCGAGTTGTTGGGGCGGATGTTGGATGCTGGCATGGACGTGGCCCGATTGAACATGTCTCATGCCCCGCACGATTGGGTGAGGCGTGTTGTCAAGGACCTGAGAGCGGCCGCCGCGGCGCGGCAACGCCCCTTGGCCATCCTGCTCGACACCCAGGGACCTGCGATCCGGACCGGGGACTTGCCCGCCTCGCTGGATCTGCAGCCAGGCCAGAAATTCACGCTTACGGTTCGGGGAGAGAAGAGCGAGGAGATGCATTCGGTGGATGTGAACTACGAGGAGTTTGTCAACGATATCAATGTTGGCGATGTCGTGCTGCTCGACAACGGGGAGATTCACATGAAAGTCCTGGCCAAGTATGCCAATAAGGTGGAGTGCGAGGTGTTGACTCCGGGTAAACTGGGCAGTCGACGCCACATCAATCTTCCGGGCGTGCGGGTGAGCCTTCCTGCTCTGACCGCCAAGGACTTGGCGGATGTGCAGGTGGGCTTGGAAGTCGAGGTGGACTACATCGCGCTCTCTTTTGTCCGGGAAGCCCGGGATATTCAGCAGCTCAGAGCGGTCACGGAACGCTCGGCGCACCGACCTCTGATTATCGCCAAGATCGAGGACCAGCAAGCGGTTGCGAATCTGGATGCCATCGTCAGCACCGCTGATGGAGTGATGGTGGCTCGCGGGGATCTGGGAATCGAGTGCCCTTATGAGGATCTGCCCCTGATCCAGCGTCGCATCGTCAAGACCTGCTTGAAGGTGGGTAAGCCGGTTATCGTAGCCACGCACATGCTGGAGAGCATGATCGAGAATCCGATGCCCACCCGGGCGGAAATTTCCGACGTTGCCAACGCGGTCTTTGAGCAAGCTGATGCCATTATGCTTTCCGGAGAGACCACGGTTGGAAAGTATCCGGTTAAATGTGTCGAAGTGTTTGATCGCATTACCCGTCGGATTGAGCGAAGCGGCGCACCGAACCCCAGCGCGCGGGGCGAGCTTTCCACCCCTCGTCAAAAGCTGGTGAAGAGCGCCATTTCACTGGCGGAGGATCTCCAGGCAGCCGCCATCGTTGTCTTCACAGTTCGGGGCAATATGGCCCGTCACGCCGCATCGTTCCGACCTTTCTACGGAAAAGCCTACGCGTTTTGCGAGAATCCCAAGGTCGCCCAGTCCCTCGCCCTCATCTGGGGACTTAACCCGCTGGTCATGCCCTTTAACCATGACCGTCCGGAGGAGAATATTGAGGATGGCTTGGATTACATGGTTACCCATGGCTTGCTGCGCAAGGGGGATCAGGTCGTGATCATCAGCTCCATCACCGCCGGCGAACAGATCGTTGATGTGGTGGAGATGCGGGTTGCGTGA